Proteins found in one Nostoc sp. NIES-3756 genomic segment:
- a CDS encoding SGNH/GDSL hydrolase family protein, whose amino-acid sequence MKLIFLIILLISLGLIAVEIGLRSLFGFGNPLIYIGDEEIGYLLAPNQRTRRFGNRIDINEYSMRSGSVAKTPAPTSRRVLLLGDSIVNGGWWTDQKNTISSLLTLSLSSSTHDNFQQVEVLNASANSWGPRNQLAYLQRFGSFQSQVVVLVINTDDLFATAPTSLPVGRDRNYPDKKPPLALIEVWQRYLKKEPPNPELAAVQKEGGDRVGINLDAISKIAAFTRQNNSKFLLVMTPLLRELGEPGPRDYEIKARQRLKDFTQSQQITYIDFLPIFNATGDFKALYQDHIHLNLQGNQVVSQELERSLLPLLQKS is encoded by the coding sequence ATGAAACTAATATTTTTGATAATTTTACTGATAAGTCTAGGGTTGATTGCGGTGGAAATAGGGCTGCGATCGCTCTTTGGTTTTGGCAATCCCCTCATTTATATTGGTGATGAGGAAATTGGCTACTTGCTAGCTCCTAACCAGCGTACCCGCCGCTTTGGTAATCGGATTGACATCAATGAATATTCTATGCGGAGTGGGAGTGTAGCTAAGACTCCTGCACCCACTAGCCGACGAGTGCTACTTTTGGGAGACTCGATTGTTAATGGTGGTTGGTGGACTGATCAAAAGAATACAATCTCTAGTTTGTTGACACTTTCCCTTAGTTCATCAACTCATGACAATTTTCAACAAGTAGAGGTGTTAAATGCTTCGGCTAATTCTTGGGGGCCGAGAAATCAACTTGCTTACTTACAACGGTTTGGTAGCTTTCAGTCCCAGGTAGTGGTGTTGGTGATAAATACTGATGATTTATTTGCTACTGCACCCACATCTTTACCCGTAGGACGCGATCGCAACTATCCAGACAAAAAGCCACCCCTAGCATTAATAGAAGTATGGCAGCGTTATTTGAAAAAAGAACCACCCAACCCAGAATTAGCCGCAGTACAGAAAGAAGGAGGCGATCGCGTCGGCATTAATTTAGATGCTATTAGTAAAATTGCAGCATTTACTCGACAAAACAACAGCAAATTTCTGCTGGTGATGACTCCCTTATTACGAGAATTAGGTGAACCAGGCCCCCGCGATTACGAAATCAAAGCACGCCAACGCCTCAAAGACTTTACCCAGTCCCAGCAAATTACTTATATAGACTTTCTACCCATATTCAACGCCACTGGTGACTTTAAAGCCTTATACCAAGACCATATTCATCTAAACTTACAAGGTAATCAGGTTGTCAGCCAAGAACTTGAGCGATCGCTTTTACCACTTTTACAAAAGAGCTAA
- a CDS encoding glycerol-3-phosphate acyltransferase codes for MRELWGALVILIICPFLGALPLISWITYALKKRRLAQIGTKNVSVSAAFYHGGKLAGVLAVVSEALKGIAAVYITRAFFPEGSFWELLSLIALVLGRYLMGRGAGTTNVVWGMLVHDPLVAIFVTLLAIISFTLLQSRNLVKYGVLFVFPIFIVLLHAEDFPKIITAVALAGLLWWIYQRIPDDLDLSSQEADSESQPVFEYLRGSDTILTLDDELNQAIVGQKAATLSQIKRWGYQVPKGWVLVPGNDPEKLLQFLQPSELSPLVVRSSAIGEDSEQASAAGQYLTVLQVTNEQQLQQAITEVRESYNNPSAVQYRRDRGLPDTAMSVLIQQQVQCAYSGVAFSRDPITQQGDAVIIEALPGSPTQVVSGKVTPEQYRAFVVEADNLSSVKLEGTGRVPQALIKQVAYLARRLEKRYLGVPQDIEWSYDGQTLWLLQARPITTLLPIWTRKIAAEVIPGVVHPLTWSINRPLTCGVWGDIFSIVLGDRATGLDFTQTATLHYSRAYFNASLLGDIFLRMGLPPESLEFLTRGAKMSKPPLQSTIQNFPGLLKLLKQELNLEKDFKQDYQNVFIPGLSQLANASLEEQEIEELLSGIDFNLDLIRRGTYYSILAPLSAAIRQGIFRVKDEQIDNSVTPEVSALRSLRALAVDAKQVLPECEPEQVFDKLKQTPEGEKILYEFNELLEDYGYLSDVGTNIAVPTWKEDPQPIKQLFVQLIQLSEPEKAELEASKAHPPKRKRGTVQRRVDIKGRVTEVYSRLLAELRWRFVALEKILLKSGLLKETGDIFFLELDELRRLLADADEELKANLTELLKFRRSQFHQDSLIEQVPLVVYGNIPPHPADAAEVYSDQILEGIPASHGQAEGRIKVVRNLQNLPDIDKDTILVVPYTDSGWAPLLVRAGGIVAEAGGRLSHGAIVAREYGIPAVMDVKGATWILQDGQRVRIDGSRGIVELSNDLRPE; via the coding sequence ATGAGAGAACTTTGGGGTGCCTTAGTTATATTAATTATCTGTCCCTTCTTGGGCGCGTTACCGTTAATTTCCTGGATTACTTACGCGCTCAAGAAGAGACGTTTAGCGCAAATTGGCACAAAGAATGTCAGTGTCTCCGCCGCTTTTTACCACGGTGGTAAACTAGCAGGGGTTTTAGCAGTTGTCTCAGAAGCCCTAAAAGGGATCGCAGCCGTTTACATTACACGTGCTTTTTTCCCTGAGGGATCGTTTTGGGAACTCCTATCCCTCATCGCTTTGGTACTAGGTAGGTACTTAATGGGCAGAGGAGCGGGAACAACCAACGTCGTCTGGGGAATGTTAGTACATGATCCTCTAGTAGCAATATTTGTTACTCTATTAGCAATTATCAGCTTCACGCTTTTACAGTCGAGAAATCTAGTAAAGTATGGAGTCCTATTTGTGTTTCCCATATTTATAGTGCTGCTTCATGCCGAAGATTTTCCCAAAATTATCACGGCTGTAGCCCTAGCAGGACTCCTATGGTGGATTTATCAAAGGATTCCTGATGACCTGGATTTATCGTCTCAAGAAGCAGATTCAGAATCACAACCTGTATTTGAATATTTACGCGGTAGTGACACAATTCTCACTCTCGATGATGAGTTAAATCAGGCGATTGTGGGACAGAAAGCTGCTACCTTATCTCAAATTAAACGCTGGGGTTATCAAGTACCTAAAGGTTGGGTGCTTGTCCCTGGTAATGACCCAGAAAAATTATTACAATTCCTGCAACCTTCCGAATTATCGCCCTTGGTAGTCCGTTCTTCTGCCATTGGGGAAGACTCCGAACAAGCTTCGGCGGCTGGGCAATATTTAACAGTGCTGCAAGTTACCAATGAGCAGCAACTACAACAAGCGATTACAGAAGTTAGAGAATCATATAATAATCCATCGGCTGTGCAGTATCGCCGCGATCGCGGTCTACCAGACACAGCCATGTCAGTTCTTATTCAGCAACAAGTCCAATGCGCCTATTCTGGCGTAGCTTTTAGCCGAGATCCCATCACCCAGCAAGGCGATGCAGTGATTATCGAAGCTTTACCCGGTAGCCCCACTCAAGTAGTTTCCGGCAAAGTTACACCAGAACAATATCGGGCTTTTGTGGTTGAGGCAGATAATTTGTCCTCAGTAAAATTAGAAGGGACAGGACGAGTACCACAGGCGTTAATTAAACAAGTAGCATATCTAGCCCGTCGCCTAGAAAAGCGTTACCTGGGAGTACCGCAAGATATCGAGTGGAGTTACGACGGACAAACCTTGTGGTTATTGCAAGCAAGACCAATTACCACCCTACTACCCATCTGGACACGGAAGATTGCAGCAGAAGTAATTCCTGGTGTAGTGCATCCCTTAACTTGGTCTATTAATCGTCCCTTAACTTGTGGAGTTTGGGGTGATATATTCTCAATAGTATTAGGCGATCGCGCTACAGGTTTAGATTTTACCCAAACAGCAACTCTGCATTATTCTAGAGCTTATTTTAACGCCTCCCTCCTGGGAGATATTTTTTTGAGAATGGGATTACCACCAGAAAGCCTAGAGTTTTTGACTAGAGGCGCGAAAATGAGTAAACCGCCCTTGCAGTCAACTATCCAAAATTTCCCAGGACTGCTGAAGTTACTCAAACAGGAACTCAACTTAGAAAAGGACTTTAAACAGGATTACCAAAACGTATTTATTCCTGGGTTGTCCCAATTAGCTAATGCGTCTTTAGAAGAACAAGAAATAGAAGAACTGTTATCCGGGATTGATTTCAACCTAGACTTAATACGCCGTGGCACTTACTACAGTATTTTGGCTCCCTTAAGCGCCGCCATCAGACAGGGAATTTTCCGCGTCAAAGATGAGCAAATTGACAACAGCGTTACCCCGGAAGTATCAGCTTTACGTTCCCTGAGAGCTTTAGCTGTGGATGCGAAACAGGTATTACCAGAATGTGAGCCTGAGCAAGTATTTGATAAATTGAAACAAACTCCAGAGGGCGAGAAAATTCTTTACGAATTTAACGAACTGCTGGAAGATTACGGCTATTTAAGCGATGTAGGCACGAATATAGCCGTTCCCACTTGGAAAGAAGACCCCCAACCCATCAAGCAATTATTTGTCCAGTTAATTCAACTCAGTGAACCAGAAAAAGCCGAATTAGAAGCCAGCAAAGCTCATCCACCCAAGCGCAAACGCGGAACAGTGCAACGCAGGGTGGATATTAAAGGACGAGTCACCGAAGTTTATTCACGCCTATTAGCCGAGTTGAGGTGGAGATTCGTAGCTTTAGAAAAGATTTTGTTGAAATCTGGCTTACTTAAGGAAACTGGCGATATCTTCTTTTTGGAGTTGGATGAATTGCGGCGTTTATTAGCAGATGCAGATGAGGAATTGAAGGCTAACTTAACCGAACTGCTCAAATTTAGGCGATCGCAATTCCATCAAGATAGTCTAATTGAGCAAGTTCCCCTTGTAGTTTACGGCAATATACCGCCTCATCCCGCAGATGCCGCAGAAGTATACTCAGACCAAATACTAGAAGGTATTCCCGCCAGTCATGGACAAGCCGAAGGCAGAATCAAAGTGGTGCGGAACCTACAAAACCTGCCAGACATCGACAAAGATACAATATTAGTAGTACCTTATACCGATTCTGGCTGGGCCCCTCTGTTGGTAAGAGCAGGAGGAATAGTTGCAGAAGCTGGGGGTAGACTTTCACATGGTGCGATCGTTGCGCGAGAATACGGTATTCCTGCCGTCATGGATGTTAAAGGTGCAACATGGATTCTCCAAGACGGTCAACGAGTGAGAATTGATGGTTCTAGGGGTATTGTGGAATTATCCAACGATTTACGACCAGAATGA